In a single window of the Rhizobiaceae bacterium genome:
- a CDS encoding metallophosphoesterase, which translates to MARNFMITRRFFLASGAAALCAGHARAALPSVTFLFIADVHACRMGPGLSPNCQTEGKTDANLLRHIRALNDLEYKHWPETINGAPTGLANAGRRIGEPKGVVIGGDMTDDGGGQTAELQEGTQILQFSHRYRQGPGPDMLHMPVYAGLGNHDLDQDGRPPDPDWYRQELRDYVRFNHEPSVFFKPPVPATNFDPLSDCYSWDWGPLHLVQLHRFGGDTRKGAVSALPWLKQDLATHGAEGRPVVLFQHYGWDPFSTERWDPEKTTFDDAGHGAPHWWTEEERQALLDAVADANVIGIFHGHEHDTPMIYRQGNIDLFKPIAAFKGGFALAQLEGQRFSVVLGEASDEQGNVRFTNAFQKTIS; encoded by the coding sequence TTGGCCCGCAATTTCATGATCACCCGCCGGTTCTTTCTCGCCTCGGGCGCCGCCGCCCTGTGTGCCGGACACGCCCGCGCCGCGCTGCCTTCCGTCACTTTCCTGTTCATTGCCGATGTCCACGCCTGCCGGATGGGTCCGGGGCTCAGCCCTAACTGCCAGACGGAGGGAAAGACCGACGCAAACCTGCTGCGGCATATCCGTGCGCTGAACGATCTGGAATACAAGCACTGGCCTGAAACCATAAACGGCGCGCCGACCGGCCTCGCCAATGCGGGCCGACGCATTGGCGAGCCGAAAGGCGTGGTCATCGGCGGGGATATGACCGACGACGGCGGCGGGCAGACGGCCGAACTCCAGGAAGGCACGCAAATCCTCCAGTTCAGCCACCGCTACCGGCAGGGACCGGGGCCAGACATGCTGCACATGCCCGTCTATGCGGGGCTCGGCAACCACGACCTCGACCAGGACGGGCGGCCGCCCGATCCCGATTGGTACAGGCAGGAACTGCGCGACTATGTGCGCTTCAACCACGAACCAAGCGTTTTCTTCAAGCCGCCGGTCCCGGCGACCAATTTCGATCCACTGAGCGATTGCTATTCCTGGGACTGGGGACCGCTGCATCTGGTGCAGTTGCATCGATTCGGCGGCGACACCCGCAAGGGCGCGGTCAGCGCGCTGCCCTGGCTGAAGCAGGACCTCGCGACCCATGGCGCTGAAGGCAGGCCGGTGGTACTTTTTCAGCACTATGGGTGGGATCCGTTCTCGACTGAGCGCTGGGACCCTGAAAAGACCACATTTGACGATGCAGGGCATGGTGCGCCGCACTGGTGGACCGAAGAAGAGCGCCAGGCTCTCCTCGACGCCGTCGCGGATGCGAACGTCATAGGCATCTTCCACGGCCACGAGCACGACACGCCGATGATCTACCGGCAAGGCAATATCGACCTCTTCAAGCCGATCGCCGCATTCAAGGGAGGCTTCGCGCTCGCGCAACTCGAAGGACAGCGCTTCTCGGTTGTTCTTGGCGAAGCGTCGGACGAGCAGGGCAATGTGCGCTTCACGAACGCCTTCCAAAAGACCATTAGCTGA
- the mprF gene encoding bifunctional lysylphosphatidylglycerol flippase/synthetase MprF translates to MSETEIDVEHQPVGNAFARAVDRILEPHILGPVFGTLAVGLALFVIHEISDKVHLHQIGAAIAATPPETVISSLFLTAISFCALALYDVLAIRRVAPGRVPTRIAVMAGMIGYGFSNAIGFHVFVGGPVRYRIYQSAGLDASDVGRVVGTSLITFTGGLLAVLGIALVLDPFGVPALQMLSPAADRALGGAILLFIAASLFWLSRRVRNVSLLGWRFPLPTAGNALAQILIGALDIAAAAGALYVLLPQDVVPSFVVFLVLFVAAMLATIISHAPGGLGVMEATILLGLGAGTRPDVVAALVVYRVIYYLLPLAIAAASLLALEIYRARTAVSSIAGRTFRLTRLIVPPIATTLVLGGGMVLLFSGSTPANGDRTDILSDILPLPFAEASHLLASITGVLLIVIARGLFRRLALARIAAIALLLSGAAFSLLKGLDWEEALILCAVAAVLYVYRSAFYRKGDWRSFRPDITWIALMAIIVGAFTLVGLLAYRHVEYQSDMWWDFAWDADAPRFLRATVAMAIVAAAIAIDALLHRPVPAPKTVRQPIPDAVRTILETSAGTNGCVALLGDKSFMVSENKKAFLMYAVSGRSWITMGDPVGEPGPSRALLWRFVEAADRAGARPVFYSIQPDYLTSYLDMNLAILKIGENARVPLTDFALAGASRQPLRYAEGRATREGLVYSVIPKADVPAALPDLRAVSDEWLAHKHGKEKGFSLGYFDDAYMSEFDCAVLKKEGAIVAFANLWRSGDHDEFSIDLMRYKAGISKVLMEAFFAHLLLYGKEEGYKWFNLGAAPLAGLSDHPLASTWNRVGTFIYRRGDEFYNFEGLRAFKQKFDPVWTPQYMACPRGLAMPQVLLDVTTLISGGPMGIFKR, encoded by the coding sequence ATGAGCGAAACCGAGATCGATGTCGAGCATCAGCCGGTCGGCAATGCGTTCGCCCGCGCCGTCGACCGGATACTGGAACCGCACATACTCGGGCCTGTTTTCGGCACTCTGGCCGTAGGGCTTGCGCTTTTCGTCATCCACGAGATCAGCGACAAGGTCCATCTCCACCAGATCGGCGCGGCGATTGCGGCGACGCCTCCCGAAACCGTCATCTCCTCGCTCTTCCTGACTGCGATCTCGTTTTGCGCGCTCGCGCTCTATGACGTACTCGCCATCCGGCGCGTTGCGCCGGGCCGCGTCCCCACGCGGATCGCCGTCATGGCGGGCATGATCGGCTACGGCTTTTCAAACGCCATCGGCTTCCATGTCTTCGTCGGCGGCCCCGTCCGCTACCGCATCTATCAGTCGGCGGGTCTGGACGCGTCCGACGTGGGCCGCGTCGTCGGAACCTCGCTCATCACCTTCACCGGCGGCCTGCTCGCCGTGCTCGGCATCGCGCTGGTGCTCGACCCCTTCGGCGTGCCGGCGCTCCAGATGCTGTCTCCCGCCGCGGACAGGGCGCTGGGCGGGGCAATCCTGCTGTTCATCGCCGCCTCGCTGTTCTGGCTCTCGCGAAGGGTGCGCAATGTCTCATTGCTCGGCTGGCGCTTCCCCTTGCCGACGGCAGGCAATGCGCTTGCACAGATATTGATCGGCGCGCTCGACATCGCGGCGGCGGCGGGCGCGCTCTACGTGTTGCTGCCGCAGGATGTCGTGCCGAGCTTCGTGGTCTTTCTCGTGCTGTTCGTGGCGGCCATGCTCGCCACGATCATCAGCCACGCGCCCGGCGGCCTCGGCGTCATGGAAGCGACGATCCTGCTCGGCCTCGGCGCGGGCACGCGTCCCGACGTGGTGGCCGCACTGGTCGTCTATCGCGTCATCTATTACCTGCTGCCGCTGGCGATTGCGGCGGCATCGTTGCTGGCGCTTGAAATCTACCGCGCCCGCACCGCCGTCTCCAGCATCGCGGGACGCACCTTCCGGCTCACGCGCCTCATCGTGCCGCCCATCGCCACGACGCTTGTGCTCGGCGGCGGCATGGTCCTGCTGTTCTCGGGCAGCACGCCTGCCAACGGCGACCGCACCGACATATTGAGCGACATCCTGCCGCTGCCTTTCGCCGAGGCGTCACATCTGCTTGCCAGCATAACGGGCGTGCTGCTCATCGTCATCGCGCGCGGCCTGTTCCGCAGGCTGGCGCTGGCCCGTATCGCGGCAATCGCGCTGCTGCTGTCCGGCGCGGCCTTCTCCCTGCTCAAGGGTCTCGACTGGGAGGAAGCGCTCATCCTGTGCGCGGTCGCCGCCGTTCTCTACGTCTACAGGAGCGCCTTCTACCGCAAGGGCGACTGGCGCTCATTCCGCCCGGACATCACCTGGATCGCGCTGATGGCGATCATCGTCGGGGCGTTCACGCTGGTCGGCCTGCTTGCCTATCGCCATGTCGAATACCAGTCCGATATGTGGTGGGATTTCGCCTGGGACGCGGACGCGCCCCGCTTCCTGCGCGCCACGGTCGCCATGGCCATTGTTGCTGCGGCGATCGCCATCGACGCGCTGTTGCATCGGCCCGTGCCCGCGCCCAAGACCGTGCGGCAGCCGATCCCCGACGCGGTGCGCACCATTCTCGAAACGTCGGCGGGCACCAATGGCTGCGTGGCGCTTCTGGGCGACAAATCCTTCATGGTCTCGGAGAACAAAAAAGCCTTCCTCATGTATGCCGTATCGGGCCGAAGCTGGATCACCATGGGCGACCCGGTCGGCGAACCCGGCCCAAGCCGTGCCCTTTTGTGGCGCTTCGTCGAGGCGGCGGACCGGGCAGGCGCGCGGCCCGTGTTTTATTCGATCCAACCGGACTACCTGACCAGCTATCTGGACATGAACCTCGCCATCCTGAAAATCGGCGAGAACGCCCGCGTACCGCTGACCGATTTTGCGCTGGCGGGGGCCTCGCGCCAGCCGCTTCGCTATGCCGAAGGCCGCGCAACGCGCGAGGGGCTTGTCTATTCGGTCATCCCGAAGGCGGATGTTCCCGCCGCCTTGCCTGACCTGCGCGCCGTGTCCGACGAGTGGCTCGCCCACAAGCACGGCAAGGAAAAGGGCTTCTCGCTCGGCTATTTCGACGACGCCTATATGAGCGAGTTCGATTGCGCGGTATTGAAAAAGGAAGGCGCTATTGTCGCCTTCGCTAATCTGTGGCGCAGCGGCGACCACGATGAATTCTCGATCGATCTCATGCGCTACAAGGCGGGCATCTCGAAGGTCCTGATGGAAGCCTTCTTCGCGCACCTCCTGCTCTACGGAAAGGAGGAAGGCTACAAATGGTTCAACCTTGGCGCGGCGCCGCTGGCGGGCCTGTCCGATCACCCGCTCGCCTCCACATGGAACCGCGTCGGCACCTTCATCTATCGCCGCGGCGACGAGTTCTACAATTTCGAGGGACTGCGCGCCTTCAAGCAGAAATTCGACCCCGTCTGGACGCCGCAATACATGGCCTGCCCGCGCGGCCTCGCCATGCCGCAGGTGCTGCTCGACGTCACGACGCTGATTTCCGGCGGCCCGATGGGAATTTTCAAGAGATGA
- a CDS encoding virulence factor family protein, with protein MKAALALIWLVAALGPAAAQARDTKVSSGRLENVRLLAPDDDPKAMVIYFSDRPGWTAKDDAIASALRDDGDVVLGVDLNSYASRLDSSDGECLYVVGELTDLAQVAQRTLYIQTYLPPILAGTGEGATFAFAALADAPPNTLGGAVASGFANRLSTRLPFCPGSTATPTADGHAFSYGFDVPLPEPATLYVPDDQAEAMQAATAAQDQISVDTLDVDTPEQQIVGTVADLADGIEPFGRLPAVDLPATGTPKAVAILISGDGGWRDLDKTMGEWLSTQGVHVVGLDSLHYFWSRRTPQELATDLAALVKDADPQQKLPVLLIGYSFGADTIPFAWPLLPTALQARTKVLALLAPSLSTSFQVTISGWLGIDDSGYKIAPAIAALPADRLLCIYGKDDADETACTDPAIPASTVIETDGGHHFDGDYNAIAQRFLDRL; from the coding sequence ATGAAGGCGGCATTGGCTTTGATCTGGCTCGTGGCGGCACTCGGGCCTGCTGCCGCGCAAGCGCGAGATACCAAGGTGTCCAGCGGGCGGCTTGAAAATGTGCGCCTGCTCGCGCCGGACGATGATCCGAAGGCCATGGTCATCTATTTCTCCGACCGCCCGGGCTGGACGGCGAAGGACGACGCCATCGCGTCGGCGCTTCGGGATGACGGCGACGTCGTACTCGGCGTCGATCTCAATTCCTACGCGTCCCGGCTCGACAGTTCGGACGGCGAATGCCTCTATGTCGTCGGCGAGTTGACCGACCTCGCGCAGGTTGCACAGCGCACGCTCTACATCCAGACCTATCTGCCGCCGATCCTTGCCGGAACCGGCGAGGGCGCGACCTTCGCCTTTGCGGCGCTTGCCGACGCGCCGCCCAACACACTTGGCGGCGCGGTTGCCTCCGGCTTTGCCAACCGGCTTTCCACCCGCCTGCCCTTCTGTCCCGGTTCCACCGCCACGCCGACGGCGGACGGACACGCATTTTCCTATGGCTTCGACGTTCCCCTGCCGGAACCGGCAACGCTCTATGTCCCGGATGACCAGGCCGAGGCCATGCAGGCGGCAACCGCCGCGCAGGACCAGATCAGCGTCGATACGCTCGACGTCGATACACCTGAGCAGCAGATCGTCGGCACGGTGGCCGACCTTGCGGACGGTATCGAGCCGTTCGGCAGGCTCCCCGCTGTCGACCTTCCCGCCACCGGCACGCCAAAAGCGGTCGCGATCCTCATTTCCGGCGATGGCGGCTGGCGCGATCTCGACAAGACCATGGGCGAGTGGCTTTCCACGCAGGGCGTGCATGTCGTCGGCCTCGATTCGCTGCACTATTTCTGGTCGAGGCGCACGCCGCAGGAACTCGCCACCGACCTTGCCGCCCTCGTCAAGGACGCCGACCCGCAGCAGAAGCTGCCGGTCCTGCTCATCGGCTATTCCTTCGGCGCAGACACCATTCCTTTTGCCTGGCCGCTCCTCCCGACCGCACTGCAAGCGCGCACAAAAGTCCTCGCACTGCTTGCGCCCAGCCTTTCGACCTCTTTTCAAGTGACGATTTCCGGCTGGCTCGGCATCGACGACAGCGGCTACAAGATTGCGCCGGCCATTGCCGCGCTTCCTGCCGACAGGCTGCTGTGCATCTATGGCAAGGACGACGCCGATGAAACGGCATGCACCGATCCCGCCATCCCCGCATCCACAGTCATCGAGACCGATGGCGGCCATCATTTCGACGGCGACTACAACGCAATCGCGCAACGCTTCCTTGACCGGCTCTGA
- a CDS encoding S9 family peptidase translates to MSKKSIFSKAKPPLAIERRVTDTRHGIERVDEFAWMRADNWQEVFRDPSVLDPEIRAHLEAENAYQAKLMRDTRPLQKALFAEMKGRIKEDDSSVPMEDGPYAYGTSFVTGGQQPRYFRKPRRGGKEEIILDGDKEARKKPYFRIGGVDHSSDHKSLLWAYDDKGSEFFTLKVRDLATGKDRSETVSDTGGGGTWDANDEGFFYTRVDANHRPSKIFYHALGTPESDDRLVYEEKDPGYFAGVGGTRRNDWIMISVNDHETTEYRLLDARKPASKPKLVVRRKKGVQYDLEEGGDVFFILTNADGAKDFKIMTAPVENPIQDNWKDLIPHEPGRLILSVVGFANFMVRLERKDGLPRIVIRDRKSGEEHTIAFDEEAYSLGLGGSYEYDTDLLRFTYSSMTTPTQVFDYDMRTRKRKLRKTQEVPSGHRIRDYVTRRLMATAPDGEQVPVSILHRRGLKLDGSAPCLLYGYGAYGMSIPASFNTNALSLVDRGFVYAIAHVRGGKDRGYRWYEDGKRDKKENTFHDFIAVAKHLVSEHFTSPDRIVAQGGSAGGMLMGAIANMAPDAFGAIIAEVPFVDVLTTMLDDTLPLTPPEWPEWGNPIRSKKDYKTIAAYSPYDNVAGLPYPPILAVAGLTDPRVTYWEPAKWVARLRARKMSDNPVLLKINMDAGHAGASGRFSRLEEVAFNYAFALKATGKAG, encoded by the coding sequence ATGTCCAAGAAATCGATCTTCTCCAAAGCCAAGCCCCCGCTTGCCATAGAGCGCCGCGTCACCGACACGCGTCACGGCATCGAGCGTGTCGACGAGTTCGCATGGATGCGCGCAGACAACTGGCAGGAGGTGTTTCGCGACCCTTCCGTACTCGACCCGGAAATCCGCGCCCATCTCGAAGCGGAAAACGCCTATCAGGCCAAGCTCATGCGCGACACGCGGCCGCTCCAGAAAGCCTTGTTCGCTGAGATGAAAGGGCGCATCAAGGAAGACGATTCCTCCGTGCCGATGGAGGACGGTCCCTACGCCTACGGCACCTCCTTTGTCACCGGCGGGCAGCAGCCGCGCTATTTCCGCAAGCCGCGCAGGGGTGGCAAGGAAGAGATCATCCTCGACGGGGACAAGGAAGCGCGCAAGAAGCCCTATTTCCGCATCGGCGGGGTGGATCATTCCAGCGACCACAAGAGCCTTCTCTGGGCCTATGACGACAAGGGTTCGGAGTTTTTCACGCTGAAGGTCCGCGACCTCGCGACCGGCAAGGACAGGTCCGAAACCGTCAGCGACACGGGCGGCGGCGGGACATGGGACGCCAATGACGAGGGCTTTTTCTATACCCGCGTCGACGCCAATCATCGCCCGTCGAAAATCTTCTACCACGCGCTCGGCACGCCGGAATCCGACGACCGCCTGGTCTATGAGGAGAAGGACCCCGGCTATTTCGCGGGCGTCGGCGGCACGCGCCGCAACGACTGGATCATGATTTCCGTCAACGACCACGAGACCACCGAATATCGCCTGCTGGACGCGCGCAAACCCGCTTCGAAGCCGAAGCTCGTGGTTCGCCGCAAGAAGGGCGTGCAATACGATCTCGAGGAAGGCGGCGACGTATTCTTCATCCTGACCAATGCCGACGGGGCCAAGGATTTCAAGATCATGACCGCGCCGGTTGAGAATCCGATTCAGGACAATTGGAAGGACCTGATCCCGCACGAGCCGGGGCGGCTGATCCTCTCGGTCGTCGGCTTTGCAAACTTCATGGTGCGTCTCGAACGCAAGGACGGCCTGCCGCGCATCGTCATCCGCGACCGCAAAAGCGGGGAGGAGCACACCATCGCCTTCGACGAGGAAGCCTATTCGCTTGGTCTCGGCGGGTCCTACGAATACGATACCGACCTGCTGCGCTTCACCTATTCGTCCATGACGACGCCCACGCAGGTGTTCGACTACGACATGCGCACCCGCAAGCGGAAGCTGCGCAAGACACAGGAGGTGCCCTCCGGCCATCGCATCCGCGACTATGTGACCCGCCGCCTGATGGCGACCGCACCCGATGGCGAGCAGGTGCCGGTCTCGATCCTGCACCGGCGCGGCCTCAAGCTCGACGGCTCGGCCCCCTGCCTGCTCTATGGCTACGGCGCCTACGGCATGAGCATTCCCGCTTCCTTCAACACCAATGCGCTGTCGCTGGTGGATCGCGGCTTCGTCTATGCCATCGCCCATGTGCGCGGCGGCAAGGATCGCGGCTATCGCTGGTACGAGGACGGCAAGCGCGACAAGAAGGAGAACACCTTCCACGACTTCATCGCCGTTGCGAAACATCTGGTTTCAGAGCATTTCACCTCGCCCGACCGCATCGTGGCGCAGGGCGGATCGGCGGGCGGCATGCTGATGGGAGCCATCGCCAACATGGCCCCTGATGCGTTCGGCGCGATCATCGCCGAAGTGCCCTTCGTGGACGTGCTCACCACCATGCTGGACGACACGCTGCCGCTCACGCCGCCCGAATGGCCGGAATGGGGCAATCCGATCAGGTCGAAAAAGGACTACAAAACCATCGCCGCCTATTCGCCCTACGACAACGTCGCCGGCCTGCCCTATCCGCCGATCCTCGCGGTTGCCGGTCTCACCGATCCGCGCGTTACCTATTGGGAACCGGCGAAATGGGTCGCCCGCCTGCGGGCACGCAAGATGAGCGACAATCCGGTGCTGCTCAAGATCAACATGGACGCCGGGCATGCGGGCGCATCGGGCCGCTTTTCGCGGCTTGAGGAAGTCGCATTCAACTACGCCTTCGCGCTCAAGGCGACCGGCAAGGCCGGTTGA
- a CDS encoding cytochrome c — MGGARTLGLGVLAALAAGALAFWFLTAPQRLDAAMVSQLEGGDAGRGARIFWAGGCASCHARPKSEGDARLELAGGLELKTPFGTFIPPNISSDPQDGIGSWTAEDFGNAMLRGVSPDGRHYYPAFPYASYIRMKPSDVADLFAFVKTLPAVQGKAANNQLSFPFNVRRGLGLWKLVFLSPDPVVALASDAPEPAHAGQYLVEGPGHCGECHTPRNLAGGTEKSRWLAGAKAAEGGGNVPNITPGDDGIGSWSAGEIVTYLETGFTPDFDSVGGAMVEVQKNMAQLPPGDREAIAAYLKAIPAQPKGY; from the coding sequence ATGGGTGGCGCAAGGACGCTCGGCCTGGGTGTGCTCGCCGCGCTTGCGGCGGGTGCGCTGGCGTTCTGGTTTCTGACTGCGCCGCAGCGCCTGGATGCCGCAATGGTGTCGCAGCTCGAGGGCGGTGATGCCGGACGCGGGGCGCGCATCTTCTGGGCGGGCGGCTGCGCCTCCTGCCACGCCCGCCCGAAATCCGAAGGCGATGCCCGGCTCGAACTGGCAGGCGGACTGGAACTCAAGACGCCGTTTGGCACCTTCATCCCGCCCAACATCTCGTCCGACCCGCAGGATGGCATCGGAAGCTGGACGGCGGAGGATTTCGGCAACGCCATGCTGCGCGGTGTTTCGCCCGACGGGCGGCACTACTATCCGGCGTTCCCCTACGCATCCTATATCCGCATGAAGCCATCCGATGTGGCCGACCTGTTTGCATTCGTGAAAACCCTGCCAGCCGTGCAGGGCAAGGCGGCGAACAATCAACTTTCATTCCCGTTCAACGTGCGGAGGGGATTGGGGCTGTGGAAACTTGTGTTTCTCAGCCCCGATCCCGTCGTTGCGCTGGCTTCGGACGCGCCGGAACCTGCCCATGCCGGCCAGTATCTGGTCGAGGGACCCGGTCATTGCGGCGAATGCCACACGCCGCGCAATCTCGCGGGCGGCACGGAGAAAAGCCGCTGGCTGGCCGGAGCCAAAGCCGCCGAGGGCGGCGGCAACGTGCCCAACATCACGCCCGGCGATGACGGCATCGGCTCGTGGTCGGCGGGCGAAATCGTGACCTATCTCGAAACAGGATTCACGCCGGATTTCGATTCGGTCGGAGGCGCGATGGTCGAGGTCCAGAAGAACATGGCGCAGTTGCCGCCTGGCGATCGCGAGGCGATCGCCGCCTATCTCAAGGCCATCCCTGCGCAGCCAAAGGGATATTAA
- a CDS encoding cytochrome c → MRKFLLALSALALTAGAVHADPEDDREALMKERGRIAGGLVKVMKGETPFDAAATLTALQALAANAEKGVDVDALWPAGSQGNSESSPKIWEDPAAFKAEAEKYKAAVDASVATPPTDVASLQAAVGAIGKECSACHEVFRVEK, encoded by the coding sequence ATGCGCAAATTCCTTCTCGCACTTTCAGCACTCGCCCTGACGGCAGGCGCCGTTCATGCCGATCCCGAGGATGATCGCGAGGCGCTGATGAAGGAGCGCGGCAGGATTGCCGGCGGACTGGTCAAGGTGATGAAGGGCGAAACGCCGTTCGATGCGGCGGCGACGCTGACCGCCTTGCAGGCGCTGGCCGCCAATGCCGAGAAGGGCGTCGATGTCGATGCGCTCTGGCCGGCAGGGTCGCAGGGCAACAGTGAATCCTCTCCGAAGATCTGGGAAGACCCCGCTGCTTTCAAGGCCGAAGCGGAGAAATACAAGGCTGCCGTGGATGCATCGGTTGCCACACCGCCGACGGACGTGGCGTCCCTGCAGGCTGCCGTGGGTGCGATAGGCAAGGAGTGCTCGGCGTGTCATGAGGTGTTCCGCGTCGAGAAATAG
- a CDS encoding superoxide dismutase: MAFELPELPYAYDALQPYMSKETLEYHHDKHHKAYVDNGNKLAAEAGMGDLSVEEVVKQSFGKNAGLFNNAAQHYNHIHFWKWMKKGGGGSKLPAKLQKAVDSDLGGYDKFKADFIAAGTTQFGSGWAWLSVKDGKLAISKTPNGENPLVHGGTPILGVDVWEHSYYIDYRNARPKYLEAFVDDLINWDYVLELYEKA, translated from the coding sequence ATGGCTTTCGAACTGCCGGAACTTCCATACGCCTATGACGCGCTTCAGCCCTACATGTCGAAGGAGACGCTGGAGTATCATCACGACAAACACCACAAGGCCTATGTCGACAACGGCAACAAGCTGGCCGCCGAAGCAGGCATGGGCGACCTGTCCGTCGAAGAGGTGGTGAAACAGAGCTTCGGGAAGAATGCCGGCCTGTTCAACAATGCCGCGCAGCACTACAACCACATTCATTTCTGGAAATGGATGAAAAAGGGTGGCGGCGGCAGCAAGCTTCCCGCCAAGTTGCAGAAGGCCGTGGACAGCGATCTCGGGGGCTACGACAAGTTCAAGGCCGATTTCATTGCAGCCGGCACCACGCAGTTCGGCTCGGGCTGGGCATGGCTTTCCGTGAAGGACGGCAAGCTCGCCATCTCCAAGACGCCGAACGGCGAGAACCCGCTGGTGCACGGCGGAACGCCGATCCTCGGCGTCGATGTGTGGGAGCATTCCTACTATATCGACTACCGCAACGCGCGCCCGAAATATCTCGAAGCGTTTGTGGACGATCTCATCAACTGGGATTACGTGCTCGAACTCTACGAGAAAGCGTAA
- a CDS encoding branched-chain amino acid aminotransferase, with translation MSLVTPAQTKTWTYVDGDWHEGNVAILGPRSHAMWLGTSVFDGGRWFEGVSPDLDLHAARTNASAIALGLRPTISRDEITGLAWDGFKKFDGKTAVYVRPMYWAEHGGYMGVPADPASTRFCLCLYEAPMIPPSGFSVSVSPFRRPTLETMPTNAKAGCLYPNNARAMLEARMRGFDNALVLDMLGNVAETGTSNIFMVKDGVAYTPAPNGCFLSGITRSRVIGLLGDAGVKTVEKTLSVREFMEADEIFSTGNHSKVVPVTRIEDRELQPGPVAKKARELYWEWAHSA, from the coding sequence ATGAGCCTCGTCACCCCCGCCCAAACAAAGACCTGGACTTATGTGGACGGCGACTGGCATGAGGGCAATGTCGCCATTCTCGGTCCCCGCAGCCACGCGATGTGGCTGGGCACCAGCGTGTTCGATGGCGGCAGGTGGTTCGAAGGCGTGTCGCCGGACCTTGACCTGCATGCGGCGCGCACCAACGCATCGGCAATCGCGCTCGGCCTGCGCCCGACGATAAGCCGCGATGAAATCACGGGGCTCGCCTGGGACGGCTTCAAGAAATTCGACGGCAAGACGGCGGTCTATGTGCGTCCGATGTACTGGGCCGAACATGGCGGATACATGGGCGTGCCCGCCGATCCGGCTTCGACGCGTTTCTGCCTTTGCCTCTATGAAGCGCCCATGATCCCGCCGTCGGGGTTTTCGGTCAGCGTGTCGCCGTTCCGCCGTCCGACGCTTGAAACCATGCCGACCAATGCGAAGGCGGGCTGCCTCTATCCGAACAATGCCCGCGCAATGCTGGAAGCCAGGATGCGCGGCTTCGACAATGCGCTGGTGCTGGACATGCTCGGAAATGTCGCGGAAACAGGCACGTCGAACATCTTCATGGTCAAGGACGGTGTTGCCTACACGCCGGCGCCGAACGGCTGCTTCCTGTCGGGGATCACCCGCAGCCGGGTCATCGGCCTGCTTGGCGATGCGGGCGTAAAGACGGTTGAAAAGACGCTCTCGGTGCGCGAATTCATGGAGGCCGATGAGATATTCTCGACCGGCAACCATTCGAAGGTTGTCCCGGTGACGCGAATCGAGGACCGCGAATTGCAGCCGGGGCCGGTGGCGAAGAAAGCGCGGGAACTCTATTGGGAGTGGGCGCATTCTGCATGA